From the genome of Desulfovibrio psychrotolerans, one region includes:
- a CDS encoding BrnT family toxin, which translates to MRFDWDDTKRRANVAKHDIDFTLAAEMLQCAPHLVRDSRKEYGEDRCQAVGEQDGMVLVVVFTMRDDNVFRIISARRANARERRKYGYEEK; encoded by the coding sequence ATGAGATTCGACTGGGACGATACCAAACGCCGCGCCAATGTCGCCAAGCACGACATAGACTTCACACTGGCTGCCGAAATGCTGCAATGCGCTCCGCACCTCGTGCGGGACAGCCGCAAGGAATATGGCGAAGATCGTTGCCAAGCCGTGGGGGAACAGGATGGAATGGTGCTCGTTGTTGTCTTCACCATGCGCGACGATAATGTGTTCCGCATCATCTCCGCCCGCAGAGCCAATGCCAGAGAGAGGAGGAAGTATGGCTACGAAGAAAAATAA
- a CDS encoding DUF2590 family protein, with translation MSNGKYIDIRISGDDIALDAGGMPVAVADRDSIAQDIVHMIRETGLLVQLVGNRDARTKARNLMLLTLEVDRDERIIPGTTEIEEVGLGQFNLTAQTREFGSIALSLEADSV, from the coding sequence ATGAGCAACGGCAAGTACATCGACATACGCATATCCGGCGACGACATTGCACTGGATGCGGGCGGAATGCCCGTTGCCGTGGCAGACCGTGATTCCATTGCGCAGGACATTGTTCACATGATTCGCGAAACCGGCTTGCTGGTGCAACTGGTGGGCAACCGCGATGCGCGCACCAAGGCCCGCAACCTGATGCTGCTTACGCTGGAAGTGGACAGGGACGAACGCATTATCCCCGGCACCACGGAGATTGAAGAGGTGGGGCTGGGGCAGTTCAACCTGACGGCGCAGACGCGCGAATTCGGCAGCATTGCGCTGTCACTGGAGGCGGATAGTGTGTAA
- a CDS encoding BrnA antitoxin family protein, with translation MATKKNKPGFTIEEIRAMRPLTDSKRAKAFTDAELTANAESDPDNPVLDDAFWEEARRMEPQCKKQVTLRIDGDVLDWFKRQGKGYQTAINAVLKAYKESRPSR, from the coding sequence ATGGCTACGAAGAAAAATAAGCCCGGTTTTACCATTGAAGAAATCCGCGCCATGCGGCCCCTGACCGACAGCAAACGGGCCAAGGCTTTTACCGATGCCGAATTGACCGCCAACGCGGAGAGCGACCCGGACAACCCCGTTTTGGATGATGCCTTCTGGGAAGAGGCCAGACGTATGGAGCCGCAATGCAAAAAGCAGGTGACGCTGCGCATTGATGGGGACGTGCTGGACTGGTTTAAAAGACAGGGCAAAGGGTACCAGACTGCCATCAACGCCGTACTCAAGGCGTACAAGGAATCGCGCCCTTCGCGGTAG